One window from the genome of Streptomyces sp. NBC_00708 encodes:
- a CDS encoding M18 family aminopeptidase produces the protein MSSSARFDRGHTDDLMAFLMASPSPYHAVATAAARLEKAGFRQVEETAAWDGTAGGKYVLRGGAIVAWYVPEDAEAHTPFRIVGAHTDSPNLRVKPLPDTGAYGWRQIAVEIYGGTLLNTWLDRDLGLAGRISLRDGSDRLVSIDRPLLRVPQLAVHLDRSANPDGLKLDRQKHMQPIWGLGDVEEGDLIRFVAEEAGVDAEDITGWDLMPHPVEPPSYLGRDRELVAGPRMDNLLSVHAATAALAAVAGQPDAELPYIPVMAAFDHEENGSQSDTGADGPLLGTVLERSVFARGGGYEDRARAFAGTVCLSSDTGHAIHPNYAERHDPTHHPVVNGGPILKVNVNMRYATDGSGRSVFAAACEKAGVPWQSFVSNNAMPCGTTIGPITAARHGIKTVDIGVAILSMHSARELCGADDPYLLANALVAFLTG, from the coding sequence ATGAGTTCCTCCGCCCGCTTCGACCGCGGCCACACCGACGATCTGATGGCCTTCCTGATGGCCTCCCCCTCCCCGTACCACGCCGTGGCGACCGCCGCCGCCCGCCTGGAGAAGGCCGGGTTCCGGCAGGTGGAGGAGACCGCGGCCTGGGACGGGACCGCCGGTGGCAAGTACGTGCTGCGCGGCGGCGCGATCGTCGCCTGGTACGTGCCGGAGGACGCGGAGGCGCACACCCCGTTCCGGATCGTCGGCGCGCACACCGACTCGCCGAACCTGCGGGTCAAGCCGCTGCCCGACACCGGCGCGTACGGCTGGCGCCAGATCGCCGTCGAGATCTACGGCGGCACCCTGCTCAACACCTGGCTGGATCGCGACCTCGGTCTCGCCGGCCGGATCTCGCTGCGTGATGGCAGCGACCGGCTCGTCTCGATCGACCGCCCGCTGCTGCGCGTCCCGCAGCTCGCCGTGCACCTGGACCGGTCGGCCAACCCCGACGGGCTCAAGCTGGACCGGCAGAAGCACATGCAGCCCATCTGGGGGCTCGGGGACGTCGAGGAGGGCGACCTCATCCGGTTCGTCGCCGAGGAGGCGGGGGTCGACGCCGAGGACATCACCGGCTGGGACCTGATGCCGCACCCCGTCGAGCCGCCGTCCTACCTGGGCCGGGACCGCGAGCTCGTGGCCGGTCCGCGCATGGACAACCTGCTCTCGGTGCACGCGGCGACCGCCGCGCTCGCCGCCGTCGCCGGGCAGCCCGACGCCGAGCTGCCGTACATCCCGGTCATGGCCGCCTTCGACCACGAGGAGAACGGCTCGCAGTCGGACACCGGCGCGGACGGGCCGCTGCTCGGCACGGTCCTGGAACGCTCGGTCTTCGCCCGCGGCGGCGGGTACGAGGACCGCGCCCGCGCCTTCGCCGGCACCGTCTGCCTCTCCTCCGACACCGGCCACGCGATCCACCCGAACTACGCGGAGCGCCACGACCCCACGCACCACCCGGTCGTCAACGGCGGACCGATCCTCAAGGTCAACGTCAACATGCGGTACGCCACGGACGGCAGCGGCCGCTCCGTGTTCGCCGCCGCCTGCGAGAAGGCGGGCGTGCCGTGGCAGTCGTTCGTCTCCAACAACGCGATGCCCTGCGGCACGACGATCGGCCCGATCACCGCCGCCCGGCACGGCATCAAGACCGTCGACATCGGCGTCGCCATCCTGTCCATGCACAGCGCCCGCGAGCTGTGCGGCGCCGACGACCCCTACCTGCTGGCGAACGCGCTGGTGGCCTTCCTGACCGGCTGA
- a CDS encoding acyl-CoA dehydrogenase, whose amino-acid sequence MGHYKSNLRDIEFNLFEVLGRDKLYGTGPFAEMDVDTAKSILDEVARLAENELADSYADADRNPPVFDPETNTAPVPDTFKKSYQAFMDSEYWRLGLPEEIGGTTSPRSLIWGYAELLLGSNPAVWMYSSGPAFAGILFEEGNEAQKKIAEIAVEKQWGSTMVLTEPDAGSDVGAGRTKAVEQEDGSWHIEGVKRFITSGEHDMSENILHYVLARPEGAGPGTKGLSLFMVPKFHFDWTTGELGERNGVYATNVEHKMGLKASNTCEMTFGDRHPAKGWLIGDKHDGIRQMFRIIEFARMMVGTKAIATLSTGYLNALEYAKERVQGTDLSEFMNKTAPKVTITHHPDVRRSLMTQKAYAEGMRALVLYTASVQDAIQEKEAAGEDAKALHGLNDLLLPIVKGYGSEKSYEQLAQSLQTFGGSGYLQEYPVEQYIRDAKIDTLYEGTTAIQGQDFFFRKIVRDQGASLNTLSEEIKKFLAGAQDNEELSGALDSLAKAAVDLEAIVGTMITDLTATGEDVKNIYKVGLNTTRLLLASGDVVVGYLLLKGAAVAAEKLPTASAKDVPFYRGKIAAAKFFAANVLPGVGAERALAEAVDNSLMELDEAAF is encoded by the coding sequence ATGGGGCACTACAAGTCGAATCTCCGCGACATCGAGTTCAACCTCTTCGAGGTGCTCGGGCGCGACAAGCTGTACGGCACCGGACCGTTCGCGGAGATGGACGTCGACACCGCGAAGAGCATCCTCGACGAGGTCGCGCGCCTCGCGGAGAACGAGCTCGCCGACTCCTACGCCGACGCCGACCGCAACCCGCCGGTCTTCGACCCGGAGACCAACACGGCCCCGGTCCCCGACACCTTCAAGAAGTCGTACCAGGCGTTCATGGACTCCGAGTACTGGCGCCTGGGCCTGCCCGAGGAGATCGGCGGCACCACCTCGCCCCGCTCCCTGATCTGGGGCTACGCGGAGCTGCTGCTCGGCTCGAACCCGGCCGTGTGGATGTACTCCTCCGGCCCGGCGTTCGCCGGCATCCTCTTCGAGGAGGGCAACGAGGCGCAGAAGAAGATCGCCGAGATCGCCGTCGAGAAGCAGTGGGGCTCGACGATGGTGCTGACCGAGCCGGACGCCGGCTCCGACGTCGGCGCCGGCCGCACGAAGGCCGTCGAGCAAGAGGACGGCTCCTGGCACATCGAGGGTGTGAAGCGCTTCATCACCTCGGGCGAGCACGACATGTCCGAGAACATCCTCCACTACGTGCTGGCCCGCCCCGAGGGCGCCGGACCGGGCACCAAGGGCCTCTCGCTCTTCATGGTCCCGAAGTTCCACTTCGACTGGACCACCGGCGAGCTGGGCGAGCGCAACGGCGTGTACGCGACGAACGTCGAGCACAAGATGGGCCTCAAGGCGTCCAACACCTGCGAGATGACGTTCGGCGACCGCCACCCCGCCAAGGGCTGGCTCATCGGCGACAAGCACGACGGCATCCGCCAGATGTTCCGCATCATCGAGTTCGCCCGCATGATGGTCGGCACGAAGGCCATCGCCACGCTCTCCACGGGCTACCTCAACGCGCTGGAGTACGCCAAGGAGCGCGTCCAGGGCACGGACCTGTCCGAGTTCATGAACAAGACGGCGCCCAAGGTCACCATCACGCACCACCCCGACGTGCGCCGCTCGCTGATGACGCAGAAGGCGTACGCCGAGGGCATGCGCGCCCTCGTCCTCTACACCGCCTCCGTCCAGGACGCGATCCAGGAGAAGGAGGCTGCGGGCGAGGACGCCAAGGCGCTGCACGGCCTCAACGACCTGCTCCTCCCGATCGTCAAGGGCTACGGCTCCGAGAAGTCGTACGAGCAGCTGGCGCAGTCGCTCCAGACGTTCGGCGGCTCCGGGTACCTCCAGGAGTACCCGGTCGAGCAGTACATCCGTGACGCCAAGATCGACACGCTGTACGAGGGCACGACGGCCATCCAGGGCCAGGACTTCTTCTTCCGGAAGATCGTCCGCGACCAGGGCGCCTCGCTCAACACGCTCTCCGAGGAGATCAAGAAGTTCCTCGCGGGCGCCCAGGACAACGAGGAGCTGTCCGGCGCGCTGGACAGCCTCGCGAAGGCCGCGGTGGACCTGGAGGCGATCGTCGGCACGATGATCACCGACCTCACCGCGACCGGCGAGGACGTCAAGAACATCTACAAGGTGGGCCTCAACACCACCCGCCTGCTGCTGGCCTCCGGTGACGTCGTCGTCGGTTACCTGCTGCTCAAGGGCGCGGCCGTGGCCGCCGAGAAGCTGCCGACGGCCTCCGCGAAGGACGTCCCCTTCTACCGGGGCAAGATCGCCGCCGCGAAGTTCTTCGCCGCGAACGTCCTCCCGGGCGTCGGCGCCGAGCGCGCCCTCGCCGAGGCCGTCGACAACTCCCTGATGGAGCTGGACGAGGCCGCGTTCTAG
- a CDS encoding DUF6458 family protein gives MGLGGCIILIGAGAILAFATDWELDTVNVDLVGWIMMIVGIIGVFVYASVIRRRRMVVPPTTTVVADDERHL, from the coding sequence ATGGGACTCGGCGGATGCATCATCCTCATCGGCGCGGGGGCGATCCTCGCCTTCGCGACCGACTGGGAACTCGATACCGTCAACGTCGACCTGGTCGGCTGGATCATGATGATCGTCGGCATCATCGGCGTCTTCGTCTACGCGAGCGTCATCCGGCGCCGCCGCATGGTCGTGCCGCCCACCACGACGGTCGTGGCCGACGACGAACGGCACCTGTGA
- a CDS encoding tetratricopeptide repeat protein gives MEFRLLGTVCVDTLTGPLPLGPAKRRSLLAALLLHANTPVSMARLTDCLWDDEPPLHARTVIQGHVSRLRALLMGADAEAYGVELATLGDAYVLRAPETLLDSQRFEELLMLAREQRGPADTVLMLKEALSLWQGPALTGTYASAPLQAAAHALEESRLSTVEQLARAYGELGEHHRAAAVLRAEAVAHPLRESLAAGLMTALYLSGRQSEALDCFHRTRRLLADELGIDPGRELADAYARILRGDGGAPGAPVGAGGPAHVPGAPGGGSQSAGGPQSVGATGAYADAPRGYADAPGRAPADGAGSPHTSDAPGAPLPVVGADASRAGHPPHAGAGTATDTSGRAQSDWPPHGGPAAPPAPRTAAVPTDASLSPYAGGAPYAGSAPYAGGTPHPADLLPRAPRGFHGRGAELTALSRAAAGEAPVCLVTGPAGVGKTALALHWARRVPAAFPDGRLFADLRGFGDTAEPTPLEVLREFLLALGVAPRRVPESVAGAAALFRSLTDRRSLLVVLDNARDSAQVRPLLPGGADCVTLVTSRRRLEGLIASDAAVPVPLDILEPPDGTALLAGVLGEERVLAEPVAARRLAELCGGLPLALRVTAARLAGRPQRTLAATADELADERSRLSYLDVEDTGVSAALRLTVQQLPPDAVHHLGRLGHHPGSHFDPYTAAALAGSDPVTAGAALERLAAAHLVTEAGPGRWILHDLVRLYARGLDPAAGPDALIGVLDHYIATALAAADTAEPGGEPCFVLPDDFRRPVAIRDFTDRETAMSWLAAEREDLTLAAAAARSAGLDDRAWRIILLQWPHVVWRVRDGWAPMLELALAAAVALDDPYAESRVRNLLGWVLTEEGRTSEAVALLEASPGLARRAGDRLGEATALINLAIVQAEQGGLDEAMEGCQRALELARKEPDAHTEMLALQHLARMQLTAGRPQEALDSARTAFDLGPEHEEAARRVLLLSVSGEARLALGAEEEGIRLLDQAATEAERAGYDEGTVRALEALLRVTAGADYVRRRDEAARRLAADT, from the coding sequence GTGGAGTTCCGGCTGCTCGGCACCGTCTGCGTCGACACGCTGACCGGACCGCTGCCACTCGGCCCCGCCAAGCGCCGCAGCCTGCTCGCGGCCCTGCTGCTGCACGCCAACACTCCGGTCTCCATGGCGCGGCTGACGGACTGCCTGTGGGACGACGAGCCCCCGCTGCACGCCCGCACGGTCATCCAGGGCCATGTCTCCCGGCTCCGCGCCCTCCTGATGGGCGCGGACGCCGAGGCGTACGGGGTCGAGCTGGCGACGCTCGGCGACGCGTACGTGCTCCGGGCGCCCGAGACCCTGCTGGACTCCCAGCGGTTCGAGGAACTGCTGATGCTGGCCCGCGAGCAGCGGGGCCCCGCCGACACGGTGCTGATGCTGAAGGAGGCCCTGTCGCTGTGGCAGGGCCCCGCGCTCACCGGCACCTACGCGAGCGCCCCGCTGCAGGCGGCCGCCCACGCGCTGGAGGAGTCCCGCCTCTCGACGGTCGAACAGCTGGCACGCGCCTACGGTGAGCTGGGCGAACACCACCGGGCGGCGGCGGTGCTCCGTGCCGAGGCCGTCGCCCACCCCCTGCGGGAATCCCTGGCGGCGGGCCTGATGACGGCCCTGTACCTCTCGGGCCGCCAGTCCGAGGCCCTGGACTGCTTCCACCGCACCCGCCGCCTGCTGGCGGACGAACTGGGCATCGACCCGGGGCGCGAACTGGCCGACGCGTATGCGCGCATCCTGCGCGGGGACGGGGGCGCGCCTGGCGCGCCGGTTGGTGCGGGCGGCCCCGCCCACGTCCCGGGAGCGCCGGGCGGCGGATCGCAGTCAGCCGGCGGGCCGCAGTCGGTCGGCGCGACCGGTGCGTACGCGGACGCGCCGCGTGGGTACGCGGACGCGCCCGGAAGGGCGCCGGCCGACGGGGCAGGCAGCCCGCACACGTCCGACGCCCCCGGTGCACCGCTCCCCGTAGTCGGGGCCGACGCCTCTCGGGCCGGCCACCCGCCGCACGCCGGGGCCGGCACGGCGACCGACACCTCCGGCCGGGCGCAGAGCGACTGGCCGCCGCACGGCGGCCCCGCCGCGCCGCCCGCGCCCCGGACGGCCGCCGTGCCGACGGACGCCTCGCTCTCCCCGTACGCCGGAGGCGCACCGTACGCCGGAAGCGCACCGTACGCCGGAGGCACCCCGCACCCCGCCGATCTGCTGCCGCGGGCGCCGCGCGGCTTCCACGGGCGCGGGGCCGAGCTGACCGCGCTCTCCCGGGCGGCGGCCGGAGAGGCCCCCGTCTGCCTGGTCACCGGACCGGCGGGGGTCGGGAAGACCGCGCTGGCCCTGCACTGGGCACGCCGGGTACCCGCCGCCTTCCCGGACGGGCGGCTCTTCGCGGACCTGCGCGGGTTCGGGGACACCGCCGAGCCGACCCCGCTCGAAGTGCTGCGGGAGTTCCTGCTCGCGCTGGGCGTCGCGCCCCGCCGGGTGCCGGAGTCCGTGGCCGGCGCGGCGGCCCTGTTCCGCTCGCTGACCGACCGGCGCAGCCTTCTCGTCGTCCTCGACAACGCCCGCGACTCCGCGCAGGTCAGGCCGCTGCTGCCGGGCGGCGCCGACTGCGTCACGCTGGTGACCAGCCGGCGCCGGCTCGAAGGGCTCATCGCCTCGGACGCCGCCGTCCCGGTCCCCCTGGACATACTGGAACCGCCGGACGGCACCGCGCTGCTGGCCGGAGTCCTCGGCGAGGAACGGGTCCTCGCCGAACCGGTGGCGGCGCGGCGGCTCGCCGAACTCTGCGGCGGACTGCCGCTCGCCCTGCGGGTCACGGCGGCCCGGCTGGCGGGCCGTCCGCAGCGGACGCTGGCCGCCACGGCCGACGAACTCGCGGACGAGCGCAGCCGGCTGTCCTATCTGGACGTGGAGGACACCGGCGTCTCCGCCGCGCTGCGGCTCACCGTGCAGCAGCTGCCGCCGGACGCCGTCCACCACCTCGGCCGGCTCGGCCACCACCCGGGCAGCCACTTCGACCCGTACACGGCGGCGGCGCTCGCCGGCAGCGACCCGGTCACCGCCGGGGCCGCGCTGGAACGGCTCGCCGCCGCTCATCTGGTCACCGAAGCCGGGCCGGGGCGCTGGATACTGCACGATCTGGTGCGGCTGTACGCGCGAGGGCTCGACCCGGCGGCCGGGCCGGACGCGCTCATCGGGGTGCTCGACCACTACATCGCCACCGCACTCGCCGCCGCCGACACGGCCGAACCGGGCGGCGAGCCCTGCTTCGTGCTGCCCGACGACTTCCGCAGGCCGGTCGCGATCCGGGACTTCACGGACCGGGAGACGGCCATGAGCTGGCTGGCCGCCGAGCGGGAGGACCTGACCCTGGCCGCCGCGGCCGCCCGGAGCGCGGGTCTCGACGACCGGGCCTGGCGGATCATCCTGCTCCAGTGGCCGCACGTGGTGTGGCGGGTGCGGGACGGCTGGGCCCCGATGCTGGAACTGGCCCTGGCGGCGGCGGTCGCCCTCGACGACCCGTACGCCGAGTCCCGGGTCCGCAATCTGCTCGGCTGGGTGCTGACGGAGGAGGGCAGGACGAGCGAGGCCGTCGCGCTGCTCGAAGCCTCGCCCGGTCTCGCCCGGCGGGCCGGGGACCGGCTCGGTGAGGCGACCGCGCTGATCAACCTGGCCATCGTGCAGGCCGAACAGGGCGGGCTGGACGAGGCGATGGAGGGCTGCCAGCGGGCCCTCGAACTGGCGCGGAAGGAGCCCGACGCCCACACCGAGATGCTCGCGCTCCAGCACCTGGCCCGGATGCAGCTCACGGCGGGCCGCCCGCAGGAGGCCCTGGACTCCGCCCGGACCGCATTCGACCTGGGCCCCGAGCACGAGGAGGCGGCCCGCCGGGTGCTGCTGCTGTCCGTCAGCGGCGAGGCCCGTCTCGCCCTCGGCGCGGAGGAGGAGGGCATCCGCCTCCTCGACCAGGCGGCGACGGAGGCGGAGCGGGCCGGGTACGACGAGGGCACAGTGCGCGCCCTGGAAGCGCTGCTCCGGGTGACGGCGGGCGCGGACTATGTACGCCGCCGCGACGAGGCGGCCCGCCGCCTGGCAGCCGACACCTGA